From Saccharothrix espanaensis DSM 44229, the proteins below share one genomic window:
- a CDS encoding vitamin K epoxide reductase family protein → MTSNTQLRWVPAVSLLLSLAGLAVSVYLTVAHFREGVLLCAENAVIDCGTVTTSEQSELLGIPVAVLGLAFFAFLTVLCLPVAWRDDRLHWVRLASIAVGVLFVVYLVAAEFVLIGKVCLWCTAVHVITLALAGVLVTGALRRSSL, encoded by the coding sequence GTGACGTCGAACACGCAGCTCCGGTGGGTGCCCGCGGTCAGCCTCCTGCTGTCCCTCGCGGGACTCGCGGTGTCGGTCTACCTGACCGTGGCGCACTTCCGGGAGGGCGTGCTGCTGTGCGCCGAGAACGCGGTCATCGACTGCGGCACCGTCACCACCAGTGAGCAGTCCGAGCTCCTCGGTATCCCGGTGGCCGTCCTCGGACTGGCGTTCTTCGCGTTCCTGACCGTGCTGTGCCTGCCCGTGGCGTGGCGTGACGACCGGCTGCACTGGGTGCGGCTGGCCTCGATCGCCGTGGGCGTGCTGTTCGTCGTCTACCTGGTCGCCGCCGAGTTCGTGCTGATCGGCAAGGTCTGCCTGTGGTGCACGGCAGTGCACGTCATCACACTCGCGCTCGCGGGCGTGCTGGTCACGGGGGCGTTGCGGCGGAGTAGCCTCTAA
- a CDS encoding PH domain-containing protein produces the protein MDKLVFRIPAPALLAAATITICATPFAWAAPGLQAVYLVPLGFAWWVLRNRTTVDSSQLVARSTFGKRVIAWDEVKAIKVVPKGWLSAVLNDGSLVRLPAVRVGHLPALAHVSGGRVPDPNATPDSVESAE, from the coding sequence GTGGACAAGCTCGTCTTCCGGATCCCCGCGCCCGCCCTGCTCGCCGCCGCCACCATCACGATCTGCGCGACCCCGTTCGCGTGGGCGGCACCCGGCCTCCAGGCCGTCTACCTGGTTCCGCTGGGGTTCGCGTGGTGGGTCCTGCGCAACCGGACCACGGTGGACTCTTCGCAGCTCGTCGCCCGTTCGACCTTCGGCAAGCGGGTCATCGCGTGGGACGAGGTGAAGGCCATCAAGGTCGTGCCGAAGGGCTGGCTCAGCGCCGTGCTGAACGACGGTTCACTGGTCCGGCTGCCCGCCGTCCGGGTCGGTCACCTGCCCGCGCTGGCACACGTGAGCGGCGGTCGCGTCCCTGACCCGAACGCAACACCCGACTCCGTAGAGTCAGCGGAGTGA